The following coding sequences lie in one Glycine max cultivar Williams 82 chromosome 19, Glycine_max_v4.0, whole genome shotgun sequence genomic window:
- the LOC100306676 gene encoding protein CURVATURE THYLAKOID 1B-like yields the protein MASTSSSTLSISSSSTLVDAKAPSPRQSPQCVSPPPVHSPWKTTAFCRRIASNVMAMATTREAPAAEVATTELSVAETPEIVKTIQEAWDKVEDKYAVSSLAVAGVVALVGSAGMISAIDRLPLIPGVLEVVGIGYSGWFAYKNLFFKPDREAFLRKVKETYSEILGSS from the exons ATGGCCTCAACCTCCTCCTCCACACTCTCTATATCCTCTTCATCCACCCTTGTTGATGCCAAGGCTCCAAGTCCAAGACAATCCCCACAATGTGTCTCCCCTCCACCTGTTCACTCTCCTTGGAAGACCACTGCTTTCT GTCGCAGGATTGCAAGCAATGTTATGGCAATGGCTACCACCAGAGAGGCACCCGCAGCAGAAGTTGCCACGACCGAGCTCTCTGTTGCCGAGACGCCAGAGATTGTGAAGACTATTCAAGAAGCT TGGGACAAAGTTGAAGACAAATATGCAGTGAGTTCACTTGCCGTAGCCGGTGTGGTTGCATTGGTTGGCTCAGCTGGCATGATCTCA GCAATTGATAGGCTTCCTTTAATTCCTGGGGTTCTTGAGGTCGTAGGCATTGGCTACAGTGGG TGGTTTGCTTACAAGAACCTATTTTTCAAGCCTGACAG GGAAGCTTTTCTACGAAAGGTAAAGGAAACATATAGCGAAATACTTGGAAGCAGCTAA
- the LOC100803633 gene encoding caffeic acid 3-O-methyltransferase — MANLPNSKLYGKEKMKGEQELEDEESFSRAMLLCSSVVVSMALQSATELGVFDVLQEAGAKLSAKEIASKLSCDNNPEADSMLDRLLALLASHSILNCSLILDHQNLGTFQRLYTITPVARFFARNSDGVSLGPLMALLQDKIFLHSWSELKDSIREGGIPFNRVYGTHAFEYPRLDARFNQVFNTAMINHTTIVMKKVLECYKGFENIKMLVDVGGGLGININLITSKYPHIQGINFDLPHVLEHAPSYPGVEHVGGDMFENVPKGDAIFMKWILHDWSDEYCLKLLKNCYDAIPDDGKVIVVEAVLPIIPETSNAAWKAVSQTDVLMMTQNPGGKERSDQEFMDLATAAGFSGIRYECYVRTFWIMEFFK; from the exons ATGGCCAACCTTCCAAATTCAAAGCTTTATGGgaaagagaagatgaaaggAGAGCAAGAATTAGAAGATGAAGAAAGCTTCTCGCGTGCTATGCTGCTTTGCAGCTCCGTTGTGGTTTCCATGGCGCTGCAATCGGCAACGGAGCTGGGCGTATTTGACGTGTTGCAAGAAGCGGGGGCTAAGCTCTCTGCGAAAGAGATAGCATCCAAGCTTTCCTGCGACAACAACCCTGAAGCAGACTCAATGCTGGATCGCCTTCTAGCCCTTCTAGCCTCTCACTCCATTCTTAACTGTTCTCTCATTCTCGACCACCAAAACCTGGGGACCTTTCAGAGGCTCTACACCATCACTCCCGTCGCCAGATTCTTTGCTCGCAATTCTGATGGGGTTTCCTTGGGACCCTTGATGGCCTTGCTTCAAGACAAGATCTTCCTACATAGCTG GTCGGAGCTGAAAGATTCAATTCGGGAAGGGGGTATTCCATTCAACAGGGTTTATGGCACTCATGCTTTTGAGTATCCAAGGTTGGACGCAAGGTTCAATCAAGTTTTTAACACAGCAATGATCAATCACACCACTATAGTGATGAAGAAGGTTCTGGAGTGCTACAAAGGTTTTGAGAACATAAAAATGCTTGTGGATGTTGGTGGTGGTCTTGGGATCAACATCAACTTGATCACTTCCAAATACCCTCATATCCAGGGTATCAATTTTGACTTGCCTCATGTCCTAGAACATGCTCCTTCCTATCCTG GAGTGGAACACGTTGGCGGAGATATGTTTGAAAATGTGCCTAAAGGAGACGCCATCTTTATGAAG TGGATACTTCATGATTGGAGTGATGAATACTGTCTGAAGTTGTTGAAGAACTGCTATGACGCAATTCCTGATGATGGAAAGGTGATAGTTGTGGAGGCAGTTCTTCCAATTATACCAGAGACGTCAAATGCTGCTTGGAAGGCCGTTTCCCAAACGGATGTTCTGATGATGACTCAAAACCCGGGAGGCAAAGAGCGATCTGATCAAGAATTCATGGATTTGGCAACTGCAGCTGGATTTAGTGGCATCAGATATGAATGCTATGTTCGAACCTTTTGGATCATGGAGTTCTTCAAGTAA